A region of Desulfuromonas sp. TF DNA encodes the following proteins:
- a CDS encoding M48 family metallopeptidase, protein MKQVCEMHSSIRTLFTVFLTLFCLLPAKVLPAEGRHDHSAHSAHLSGDVPLVDGLVDLGFAITTDNPKAQEYFNQGLVLSYGFDHADAEVSFLKAAELDPQAAAMAWWGAAFVLGPNINAPMDDADVPKAYERAQKALELSGSGTEKEQALIRALAERYAPEPRADRSGLDEAFAEAMGGVYQRYPDDPDVAVLYAESLMDLHPWNYWTEDEKAQPWTPRIEAVLEKVIAEHPEHPHGHHLYIHLLENSPKPDAIVKSADIIRHLVPGAGHLVHMAGHGYYAAGLYHDCSVVNEEAIGADKVLKSSFDTSGLYQLAYMPHNLHFLLASYMMEGRSKDAVAAARSLAAGVDTAQMRQPGLGSLQQFYLTPYYALVRFGLWDEILAEPAPPADLKYPTAMWHYARGMAFTRKGDLQKARDELARLKEAVNDPELEEMKIWDLNKVTDLLGIASEVLEGEVAAAGGDDQGALAHFEKGVSIQNRLAFDEPPTWYYPVRQSLGAHLFRIGRIHEAEEVFRKDLLKNAENPYALFGLAQCLKAQNKDLEAEEAERRFRRAWSRADVEMSRPVF, encoded by the coding sequence ATGAAACAGGTCTGCGAGATGCATTCATCCATCCGAACGTTATTCACCGTCTTCCTCACTCTTTTCTGTCTCCTGCCGGCGAAGGTTCTTCCAGCCGAGGGGCGTCACGACCATTCCGCCCACTCCGCCCACCTCTCCGGGGACGTGCCTCTGGTCGACGGGCTGGTCGACCTCGGCTTCGCTATTACCACCGACAATCCGAAGGCGCAGGAGTATTTCAACCAGGGGCTGGTGCTGAGTTACGGGTTCGATCACGCCGATGCCGAGGTTTCCTTTCTGAAGGCGGCCGAGCTCGACCCGCAGGCGGCGGCCATGGCCTGGTGGGGAGCGGCCTTCGTGCTGGGCCCCAACATCAACGCACCCATGGACGACGCCGACGTGCCTAAGGCCTACGAGAGGGCGCAGAAGGCCCTGGAGCTTTCGGGCAGCGGCACCGAGAAGGAGCAGGCGCTCATCCGCGCCCTGGCCGAGCGCTACGCCCCCGAGCCGCGGGCCGACCGCTCCGGCCTCGACGAGGCCTTCGCGGAGGCCATGGGAGGGGTCTACCAGCGCTATCCGGACGATCCCGATGTGGCCGTTCTCTACGCCGAATCCCTCATGGACCTTCATCCCTGGAACTACTGGACGGAGGACGAAAAGGCCCAGCCCTGGACGCCGCGGATCGAGGCCGTTCTCGAGAAAGTGATCGCCGAGCACCCCGAGCACCCGCACGGCCATCACCTCTACATCCACCTGCTGGAGAATTCCCCCAAGCCAGATGCGATCGTGAAGAGCGCCGACATCATCCGTCACTTGGTTCCGGGCGCCGGTCACCTGGTGCACATGGCAGGCCACGGCTACTATGCTGCCGGGCTCTACCACGACTGCAGCGTCGTCAACGAAGAGGCGATCGGGGCGGACAAGGTCCTCAAATCCTCTTTCGACACCAGCGGCCTCTATCAACTGGCCTACATGCCCCATAATCTGCATTTTCTGCTGGCCAGCTACATGATGGAGGGCCGTTCGAAGGATGCCGTGGCCGCGGCGCGGAGCCTGGCGGCCGGCGTCGACACGGCGCAGATGCGGCAGCCGGGGCTGGGCTCACTGCAGCAATTTTACCTGACTCCCTACTATGCCCTGGTGCGCTTCGGATTATGGGACGAGATCCTGGCAGAGCCGGCTCCGCCCGCCGATCTCAAGTACCCGACGGCCATGTGGCACTATGCCCGAGGGATGGCGTTCACCCGTAAAGGGGACCTCCAGAAGGCGAGGGATGAACTCGCCAGGCTGAAGGAGGCGGTGAACGACCCGGAACTGGAAGAGATGAAAATCTGGGATCTGAACAAGGTCACGGACCTGCTGGGGATCGCCTCCGAAGTTCTCGAGGGCGAAGTCGCCGCAGCTGGTGGTGACGATCAGGGGGCGCTCGCCCATTTCGAGAAGGGAGTAAGTATCCAGAACCGGCTCGCCTTTGACGAGCCGCCGACCTGGTATTACCCGGTGCGCCAATCCCTGGGAGCCCACCTCTTCCGGATCGGGCGCATCCATGAGGCGGAGGAGGTCTTCCGCAAGGACCTTCTGAAAAACGCCGAAAATCCCTACGCCCTCTTCGGCCTGGCTCAGTGTCTCAAGGCGCAGAATAAGGATTTGGAGGCCGAAGAGGCGGAGAGGCGCTTCCGCCGTGCCTGGTCCCGGGCCGATGTGGAGATGAGCCGGCCGGTTTTTTGA
- the msrA gene encoding peptide-methionine (S)-S-oxide reductase MsrA — MVKERETADLAAGCFWCVEAVFSRLRGVEKVVPGYTGGSVPNPTYHEVCSGTTGHAEAVRITFDPDAISFAELLEVFWLTHDPSTLNRQGADVGTQYRSAIFYQNESQREIAEKSRREAGEAGLWPDPIVTEIVPAADFYEAEEYHRDYYRLNPHQGYCRLVIDPKIRKLQKEFADKLKAG; from the coding sequence ATGGTGAAGGAGCGTGAGACGGCGGATCTCGCCGCAGGCTGCTTCTGGTGCGTCGAGGCGGTCTTCAGCAGACTTCGGGGAGTGGAGAAGGTGGTTCCGGGCTATACCGGCGGGTCGGTTCCGAACCCCACTTATCACGAGGTCTGCAGCGGAACGACCGGGCACGCCGAGGCGGTGAGGATCACTTTCGATCCTGACGCGATCTCCTTCGCCGAGCTTCTCGAGGTCTTCTGGCTCACCCATGACCCCTCCACCCTCAACCGCCAGGGGGCCGACGTCGGCACCCAATATCGTTCGGCCATTTTCTATCAAAACGAGAGTCAGCGGGAGATCGCCGAGAAATCGAGGCGGGAGGCCGGGGAGGCGGGCCTCTGGCCCGATCCGATCGTGACCGAGATCGTTCCGGCCGCCGACTTCTACGAGGCTGAGGAGTACCACCGGGACTACTATCGGCTGAATCCCCACCAGGGCTACTGCCGGCTCGTCATCGACCCGAAAATCAGAAAACTGCAAAAGGAGTTCGCCGACAAACTGAAAGCAGGCTGA
- a CDS encoding NADPH:quinone reductase, which translates to MKAVRVHGFGPPEVMQLEEAPGLIPGEGEVVVKLHAVGVNPVDTYIRSGMYSPDLPLPYTPGSDGAGIVSAVGSGVSHRQVGERVYVARSLSGTYAEEVLCKEFQTHPLPEGISFGQGAAIGVPYGAAFRALFQRAGAVAGEFVLVHGASGGVGIASVQLARAAGLRVIGTAGTEEGEKLVLAQGAHHVLNHKEKGYLSRLQQLTCGMGVNVILEMLANVNLDLDLGVLAKQGRVVVIGSRGRVEIDPRTAMGREAAILGMTLYNASEKELASMHAAFVEGLSNGTLRPVVSRELPLAEAAAAHHAVIEASTFGKIILIP; encoded by the coding sequence ATGAAAGCGGTCCGTGTCCATGGTTTCGGCCCGCCCGAAGTGATGCAGCTCGAAGAGGCGCCCGGACTCATCCCCGGTGAGGGAGAAGTGGTGGTCAAGCTGCACGCTGTAGGTGTGAATCCGGTCGATACGTATATCCGCTCCGGAATGTACAGCCCGGATCTCCCGCTCCCCTACACCCCCGGCAGCGACGGCGCCGGGATCGTCAGCGCCGTCGGCTCCGGGGTAAGCCACCGGCAGGTCGGAGAGCGGGTTTATGTCGCGCGGTCCCTCTCCGGAACCTACGCCGAAGAGGTGCTGTGCAAGGAGTTTCAGACCCACCCGCTCCCCGAGGGGATCAGTTTCGGGCAGGGGGCGGCGATCGGCGTCCCCTACGGCGCGGCCTTCCGCGCACTCTTCCAGCGGGCGGGGGCGGTCGCCGGAGAATTCGTCCTGGTCCATGGCGCCAGCGGCGGCGTCGGAATCGCCTCGGTGCAGCTCGCCCGGGCCGCCGGACTGCGGGTGATCGGCACGGCCGGCACGGAAGAAGGGGAAAAATTGGTGCTGGCCCAGGGGGCCCACCATGTTCTCAACCATAAAGAGAAGGGGTATCTCAGCCGGCTGCAGCAGCTGACCTGCGGCATGGGAGTCAACGTCATCCTGGAGATGCTGGCCAACGTGAACCTCGACCTCGATCTCGGGGTGCTGGCAAAACAAGGACGGGTGGTGGTGATCGGCAGCCGCGGACGGGTCGAGATCGACCCTCGCACCGCCATGGGGCGGGAGGCCGCGATCCTCGGCATGACCCTCTACAACGCCAGCGAAAAAGAACTGGCGAGCATGCATGCCGCCTTTGTCGAGGGACTGTCCAACGGGACGCTGCGGCCGGTGGTGAGCCGGGAGCTGCCCCTGGCCGAGGCGGCCGCGGCGCACCATGCGGTCATCGAGGCGAGCACTTTCGGCAAGATCATCCTGATTCCCTGA
- a CDS encoding rhodanese-like domain-containing protein gives MFLFRPFALLLGSLLLCGVAFATDAPQEYQYISASDLEARLNANQPTHIVDIQVEEEFARHHVKGAEPTHAYPVQSDADKAKLGTLVNRLQADSDPVVIVCPRGAGGARRTYDYLRDRGIAAERLLILEKGQEGWTCAPLTEGK, from the coding sequence ATGTTTCTGTTTCGCCCTTTCGCCCTGCTGCTCGGGTCCCTGCTGCTGTGCGGAGTGGCCTTCGCCACTGACGCTCCGCAGGAGTACCAGTATATCAGCGCCTCGGATCTCGAGGCCCGGCTGAATGCCAATCAGCCGACCCACATCGTCGATATCCAAGTCGAGGAGGAGTTCGCCCGACATCACGTCAAGGGCGCCGAACCCACTCACGCCTATCCCGTCCAGAGCGACGCCGACAAAGCCAAGCTCGGAACCCTGGTCAACAGGCTCCAGGCCGACAGCGATCCGGTGGTGATCGTCTGCCCCCGCGGCGCCGGCGGTGCCAGGCGGACCTACGACTATCTGAGAGACAGGGGGATTGCGGCCGAGCGGCTGCTGATCCTGGAAAAGGGGCAGGAGGGCTGGACTTGCGCCCCTCTCACGGAAGGGAAGTAA
- a CDS encoding response regulator, which yields AQAVEAVLDGGFDLVLMDVQMPVMDGLEATRRIRALPAPAGEIPIVGLTAHAMKEDQARCLSAGMDSYVAKPVNPPILHAAIDELLRGKGGEAPAGFPAEFGDLLKILGGDREFLRDLAGQFLADYRDTLEGMRDAIAARDGGRLEQIAHSFKSVVGIFHADEAVRLAQQLENLGSRAELAGTGEILRQLEEALEKVVTALKKI from the coding sequence GCGCAGGCGGTGGAGGCCGTCTTGGACGGCGGGTTCGACCTGGTTCTGATGGATGTGCAGATGCCGGTGATGGACGGCCTCGAAGCGACCCGGCGCATCCGCGCCCTCCCCGCCCCGGCGGGGGAGATACCGATCGTCGGCCTGACCGCCCACGCCATGAAGGAGGACCAGGCCAGGTGCCTCTCCGCCGGCATGGACAGCTACGTCGCCAAGCCGGTAAATCCGCCGATACTCCATGCAGCCATCGATGAACTGCTCCGGGGGAAAGGAGGCGAAGCGCCGGCCGGATTTCCGGCAGAATTCGGCGATCTGCTCAAAATCCTGGGAGGGGACCGGGAATTTCTGAGGGATCTTGCAGGCCAGTTCCTTGCCGACTACCGGGATACCCTGGAAGGGATGCGCGACGCCATCGCCGCGAGAGATGGCGGCCGGCTCGAACAGATCGCCCACAGCTTCAAGTCCGTGGTCGGCATTTTCCATGCGGACGAGGCGGTGCGCCTGGCGCAGCAGCTGGAGAACCTGGGGAGTCGGGCCGAACTGGCCGGGACGGGCGAGATTCTGCGCCAACTGGAAGAGGCGCTGGAAAAAGTCGTCACGGCCCTGAAGAAGATATGA
- a CDS encoding response regulator — MVDQDAKSAAGIWEKLRTSRYLWGLLALWTLTIGISYGWNAHAERERVHQQALFQVRALVDKDILYRRWNAAYGGVYVDREKVEPNLYLGQMIADRDLTATDGTHLTKINPAYMTRQVFEIQENQLDVRARMTSLKPINPANRPDDWERWALQEAAVGLAEAVEPAVVGGQPLLRYLRPLVVETDCLGCHESQGYQIGDIRGGISVSIPLAPFLASSHRNLMNLAWTHGIIWLLGAAGLALGYRNYLDYENARLGAQAALVESKEAAEAASRAKSDFLANMSHEIRTPMNAVIGMTDLALGTDLDREQREYLTMVKGASESLLNVINDILDFSKIEAGMLDFEQIEFNLRETVDKTIQALAFRAHQKGLELACFIPPEAPEIVVGDPTRLRQVLVNLVGNAIKFTEKGEVFIRLRPEFFEKEGKPACRLFFAVQDTGIGISEKEVARLFESFTQADSSTTRRFGGTGLGLAISRRLVEGMGGAIDVDSHCGRGTTFTFSTVFPVASGSWCPLPAVELKGLKTLVIDDNPTNRFILGEFLSSWEMEPALADGGARGVEMLEEAAAGGKPFQLLLLDARMPDVDGFTVAERVKENPALAGLTVMMLTSDDISGHAARCRKLGIGSYLIKPVSQSDLHDALVEALAAGRFPRFSPVPEVAFPVNGKADGHILIVEDNDINRRLAITLLQKRGWRVTAVSDGAQAVEAVLDGGFDLVLMDVQMPVMDG; from the coding sequence ATGGTGGACCAGGATGCAAAATCCGCAGCCGGTATATGGGAAAAATTGAGGACCAGCCGCTATCTGTGGGGCCTGCTTGCCCTTTGGACCCTGACCATCGGCATCTCCTACGGCTGGAACGCCCACGCCGAAAGGGAAAGGGTTCATCAGCAGGCATTATTCCAAGTTCGTGCCCTGGTTGACAAGGATATCCTCTATCGCCGGTGGAACGCCGCCTACGGAGGAGTCTACGTCGACCGGGAGAAAGTTGAACCCAACCTCTACCTGGGGCAGATGATCGCCGACCGGGATCTGACGGCTACCGACGGCACGCACCTGACTAAAATCAATCCCGCCTATATGACCCGCCAGGTTTTTGAAATCCAGGAGAACCAGCTGGATGTCCGGGCCAGAATGACCAGCCTCAAGCCGATCAATCCCGCCAACCGCCCCGACGACTGGGAGCGGTGGGCGCTGCAGGAGGCAGCCGTGGGGCTCGCCGAAGCGGTGGAGCCGGCCGTGGTCGGCGGCCAGCCGCTGCTGCGCTACCTGCGGCCTCTGGTTGTCGAAACGGACTGTCTCGGCTGCCATGAATCCCAGGGCTACCAGATTGGAGACATCCGCGGAGGGATCAGCGTCTCGATTCCCCTCGCTCCTTTCCTCGCCTCCTCGCACCGGAACCTGATGAACCTGGCCTGGACCCACGGCATTATCTGGCTCCTCGGCGCCGCCGGCCTCGCTCTCGGCTATCGCAACTATCTGGACTACGAGAACGCTCGTCTGGGGGCGCAGGCGGCTCTGGTCGAGTCAAAGGAGGCCGCCGAGGCGGCCAGCCGCGCCAAGAGCGATTTCCTGGCCAACATGAGCCACGAGATCCGAACGCCGATGAACGCCGTCATCGGCATGACCGACCTCGCCCTGGGGACCGATCTCGATCGCGAGCAGCGCGAATACCTCACGATGGTCAAGGGCGCCTCCGAGTCGCTGCTGAACGTCATCAACGACATCCTTGACTTCTCCAAGATCGAGGCCGGAATGCTCGATTTCGAGCAGATCGAGTTCAACCTGCGGGAGACGGTCGACAAGACGATCCAGGCGCTGGCCTTCCGGGCACATCAGAAGGGGCTCGAGCTCGCCTGCTTCATCCCCCCCGAGGCGCCGGAGATCGTCGTCGGCGATCCCACCCGGCTGCGCCAGGTCCTGGTCAATCTGGTTGGCAACGCCATCAAGTTCACCGAGAAGGGAGAGGTCTTCATCCGTCTGCGCCCGGAGTTCTTCGAAAAGGAGGGTAAGCCGGCCTGTCGCCTTTTCTTCGCCGTGCAGGATACGGGCATCGGCATCTCCGAGAAGGAGGTGGCGCGTCTCTTCGAGAGCTTTACGCAGGCCGATTCCTCGACCACCCGCCGCTTCGGCGGCACCGGCCTGGGCCTTGCCATCTCCCGGCGGCTGGTGGAAGGTATGGGCGGCGCCATCGACGTCGACAGCCATTGCGGGCGAGGGACCACCTTCACTTTTTCGACCGTCTTCCCGGTCGCCAGCGGGAGCTGGTGCCCCCTGCCGGCCGTCGAACTTAAAGGGCTCAAGACCCTGGTCATCGACGACAATCCGACCAATCGCTTCATTCTCGGAGAGTTCCTCAGCAGCTGGGAGATGGAGCCGGCTCTTGCCGACGGAGGCGCCAGGGGGGTCGAGATGCTGGAGGAGGCCGCCGCCGGCGGGAAGCCGTTCCAGCTGCTTCTGCTGGATGCCCGCATGCCCGACGTCGACGGCTTCACGGTGGCGGAAAGGGTCAAGGAGAACCCGGCCCTGGCGGGGCTGACCGTCATGATGCTTACCTCCGACGACATCAGCGGTCACGCCGCCCGCTGTCGCAAGCTCGGCATCGGCTCCTACCTGATCAAGCCGGTCTCCCAGTCCGATCTGCACGATGCCCTGGTCGAAGCGCTCGCCGCCGGCAGATTCCCGCGTTTTTCTCCCGTCCCGGAAGTCGCTTTTCCGGTGAATGGAAAGGCGGACGGCCATATCCTCATCGTCGAGGACAACGACATCAACCGCAGGCTGGCCATCACCCTGCTCCAAAAGAGGGGGTGGCGTGTCACCGCCGTCTCCGACGGGGCGCAGGCGGTGGAGGCCGTCTTGGACGGCGGGTTCGACCTGGTTCTGATGGATGTGCAGATGCCGGTGATGGACGG
- a CDS encoding CDP-alcohol phosphatidyltransferase family protein, whose protein sequence is MTSLIPILLEIALPVLLMLSAERFAVTRFLRTPSQIAWVRRHPWLHPNSISRARYPMGFVSVLLLYLGFPRTSFLFFTFWMITDITDGDIARKCDLYTEEGETIDPLSDKLMYIPMLAYLAWIGWLDPLLFGLFLAFDVIGQASRSFIKIKAANLFGKAKTFLVVVLLIVVGLTWIYGPLPLLGRAIQPLLGMCVFLSFCSTAFKLIPNYWYANILSLMNLVCGLAGCWVVLTGRPTVYALGLVFLGQFLDLFDGRAAERWGSTPKGEVFDDVADGTSFGLTTGLVVAASFVHLWAGVVVAGVYVAAVVYRLVRFVIEKRKAGIAGGVFTFSGMPSPAGALLAGTSVLLIPGDMIRGAIVIVTSLLMVSRVPYPHFGRVILPRIPKVVKVLALGSFLFLLALGVRRDQYAVPLLITFTAGLVYLASPLFWKSPEKS, encoded by the coding sequence ATGACTTCCTTAATTCCCATCCTGCTTGAGATCGCCCTTCCCGTCCTGCTGATGCTGAGTGCGGAGCGGTTCGCCGTCACCCGGTTTCTGCGGACTCCCAGCCAGATCGCCTGGGTGCGGCGTCACCCCTGGCTTCATCCCAATTCCATAAGCCGGGCCAGGTATCCCATGGGCTTCGTCTCCGTGCTCCTGTTGTACCTGGGCTTTCCGCGGACCAGTTTTCTGTTTTTCACTTTCTGGATGATCACCGACATAACAGACGGCGACATCGCCCGCAAATGCGACCTGTACACGGAAGAGGGGGAGACCATCGACCCCCTGTCGGACAAGCTCATGTACATCCCGATGCTGGCCTATCTCGCATGGATCGGCTGGCTCGACCCCCTTCTGTTCGGGCTGTTTCTGGCCTTCGACGTCATCGGCCAGGCCTCCCGGTCCTTCATCAAGATCAAGGCGGCGAACCTGTTCGGCAAGGCCAAGACCTTCCTGGTGGTGGTGCTCCTGATCGTGGTCGGCCTGACCTGGATCTACGGTCCTCTCCCCCTGCTGGGCCGCGCCATCCAGCCGCTCCTCGGCATGTGCGTCTTTCTTTCCTTCTGTTCCACCGCCTTCAAGCTCATCCCCAACTACTGGTATGCCAACATCCTCAGCCTGATGAACCTGGTATGCGGCCTTGCCGGCTGCTGGGTGGTGCTCACCGGCCGGCCGACGGTCTATGCGCTGGGGCTGGTCTTTCTGGGTCAGTTTCTGGATCTTTTCGACGGGCGGGCTGCGGAACGCTGGGGCTCCACCCCCAAGGGGGAGGTCTTCGACGATGTGGCCGACGGGACCAGCTTCGGGCTGACTACCGGGCTGGTGGTCGCCGCTTCCTTCGTGCACTTATGGGCGGGTGTGGTTGTCGCCGGGGTGTATGTGGCGGCGGTGGTCTACCGCCTGGTGCGCTTCGTGATCGAAAAACGAAAGGCGGGAATCGCCGGAGGCGTGTTTACCTTCTCGGGGATGCCCTCCCCGGCCGGGGCCCTGCTGGCCGGCACCAGCGTCCTGTTGATCCCCGGCGATATGATCCGCGGGGCGATCGTGATCGTCACCTCGCTGCTGATGGTCTCCCGGGTTCCCTACCCTCATTTCGGCCGCGTCATCCTGCCGAGGATCCCGAAGGTGGTGAAGGTTCTGGCGCTGGGCAGCTTCCTCTTCCTTCTCGCCCTGGGCGTCCGCCGGGACCAGTACGCCGTCCCCCTGCTCATCACCTTCACCGCTGGTCTGGTCTACCTGGCCTCACCGCTGTTCTGGAAATCTCCGGAAAAATCTTAA
- a CDS encoding YitT family protein: MSPREFAYSVPWNLMLITAGTLIYSVALKGIAEPHGFIPAGLFGVSVLIHTLTDTLGAGLWYLVLNIPMFALSWILISRRFLLYSLYAMLVTAVSYTLFDVDFGIRDQLYAAVTCGALSGAGAGIVLRSLGSNGGLDVLGVILWQRYNIGLGKFYFAFNAVLFALCFLILDNDLVIASLILVFVSSVAVDYCLSMFSQRKMALIISREADGIADEVMSSLRIGATFLLGRGAYKKEERKVLMTVINNIQLKRLEELVFTHDPHALFIVENTFTVIGSTFARRKIY; the protein is encoded by the coding sequence ATGTCGCCTCGAGAATTCGCCTATTCCGTCCCCTGGAACCTGATGCTGATCACCGCCGGCACCCTGATCTATTCGGTGGCGCTGAAGGGGATCGCCGAACCGCACGGTTTTATCCCTGCCGGTCTGTTCGGTGTCTCCGTGCTCATTCACACCCTGACCGACACCCTGGGGGCCGGCCTCTGGTATCTGGTGCTGAACATCCCGATGTTCGCTCTGAGCTGGATACTGATCAGCCGGCGTTTCCTCCTCTACAGCCTCTACGCCATGCTGGTGACCGCCGTTTCCTATACCCTTTTCGACGTCGATTTCGGCATCCGCGACCAGCTCTACGCCGCCGTCACCTGCGGGGCCCTGAGCGGTGCCGGGGCGGGGATCGTGCTGCGCTCGCTGGGGAGCAACGGCGGCCTCGACGTCCTCGGGGTCATACTCTGGCAGCGCTACAATATCGGCCTGGGAAAATTCTACTTTGCCTTCAATGCTGTCCTGTTCGCCTTGTGTTTCCTCATTCTCGACAACGACCTGGTGATCGCCTCGCTGATCCTGGTCTTCGTCTCCTCGGTGGCGGTCGATTACTGCCTCTCCATGTTCAGCCAGCGCAAGATGGCGCTGATCATCTCCCGAGAGGCCGACGGGATCGCCGATGAGGTCATGAGCAGCCTGCGGATCGGAGCCACTTTCCTCCTCGGGCGAGGCGCCTATAAAAAAGAAGAGAGGAAGGTGCTGATGACTGTGATCAACAACATTCAGCTCAAGCGCCTGGAAGAACTTGTCTTCACCCACGACCCGCATGCCTTGTTCATCGTGGAGAACACCTTCACCGTCATCGGTTCGACCTTCGCCAGGAGGAAGATCTACTGA